From the Pontiella agarivorans genome, one window contains:
- a CDS encoding alpha-L-fucosidase, with product MRRFGYLGLCLVAAVCAAKGERYTATWDSLVNYEAPEWYEDAKLGFWPIWGVFSVPAFKGDHAAEWYGRWMYCKEGQSSRNNQGLATHFYHKQTYGDPGTFGYKDLIPKWKAERFDPDSWADLCVEGGAKFFCTLAVFHDSFCLWDSDLTEWNSVDMGPQRDIVKELGDAMRKRGLKYGVSNHSAWNYGFFQWNHINGYDARDPANQDLYGNPIIPEEARTAIIKEGEDRVEWLKRSRWNLKPSERDLDRWLERTKEVTDKYHPDLHYFDWGMNPDTFTSRRMEFAAHYYNKAMEWGGSFEDPGVVLNYKNWKTFKPGTGVRDFERGGMRELADMVWQTDDSIYDGNNWGYAEGVPIKPTDMIVDQLMDVISKRGVLMLAIAPKADGTFPEDQKQFIRELGAWLKVCGEAVYCTRPYEIYGEVSDTWYDKDDHGHLKFEGQPDDIRFTRSKDNTVLYATFLAWPGEQAVIKTFAGADLKGVKSISLLGRKGKLDWDITEQGLHIMLPEKAPEYGMAYPVRIEFEDQIISSIKK from the coding sequence ATGAGAAGGTTTGGATATTTGGGCCTGTGCCTGGTCGCTGCGGTTTGTGCGGCCAAAGGTGAAAGATACACAGCAACGTGGGACTCATTGGTGAATTATGAGGCCCCCGAATGGTATGAGGATGCCAAGTTGGGCTTCTGGCCGATCTGGGGTGTTTTTTCTGTTCCGGCATTTAAAGGAGATCATGCGGCGGAATGGTACGGGCGCTGGATGTATTGTAAAGAAGGGCAGAGCAGCCGAAATAATCAGGGACTGGCGACGCATTTTTATCATAAGCAAACGTATGGCGATCCCGGCACATTCGGCTACAAGGATCTGATCCCGAAATGGAAGGCTGAACGCTTTGATCCGGATTCCTGGGCGGATCTGTGTGTGGAGGGCGGCGCAAAGTTTTTCTGCACACTGGCCGTGTTTCACGATAGTTTCTGTCTGTGGGATAGCGATTTGACCGAATGGAATTCGGTTGATATGGGGCCCCAACGCGACATCGTGAAGGAATTAGGTGATGCCATGCGGAAAAGGGGGCTGAAATACGGGGTATCTAATCATTCGGCGTGGAACTACGGCTTTTTTCAGTGGAACCATATCAATGGTTATGACGCCAGAGATCCGGCCAATCAGGATCTTTACGGGAATCCAATTATTCCGGAAGAAGCACGCACCGCCATTATCAAGGAAGGTGAAGATCGTGTGGAGTGGCTGAAGCGGTCGCGCTGGAATCTGAAACCCAGCGAACGCGATCTGGACCGATGGCTGGAGCGAACCAAAGAAGTTACGGATAAGTATCATCCGGATCTGCACTATTTTGATTGGGGCATGAATCCGGATACGTTTACTTCCCGCCGGATGGAGTTTGCGGCCCATTATTACAACAAGGCGATGGAGTGGGGCGGTTCGTTTGAAGACCCGGGCGTGGTGCTGAACTATAAAAACTGGAAAACCTTTAAGCCGGGTACTGGTGTTCGGGATTTTGAACGTGGCGGCATGAGAGAACTGGCGGACATGGTTTGGCAGACAGACGATTCTATTTATGATGGCAATAATTGGGGGTATGCCGAAGGGGTGCCCATTAAGCCGACTGATATGATCGTGGATCAGCTGATGGATGTGATCAGTAAACGGGGCGTACTCATGCTGGCTATTGCTCCCAAAGCGGATGGTACGTTCCCGGAAGATCAGAAACAGTTTATACGGGAACTGGGGGCATGGTTGAAGGTCTGCGGGGAAGCCGTTTACTGCACAAGGCCTTATGAGATTTATGGAGAGGTTTCCGATACGTGGTATGATAAAGACGATCACGGTCATTTGAAATTTGAAGGCCAGCCGGATGATATCCGTTTTACCCGGAGCAAGGATAACACCGTTCTTTATGCGACCTTCCTCGCCTGGCCGGGTGAACAGGCCGTTATCAAAACGTTTGCCGGGGCTGATTTGAAGGGGGTGAAATCTATTTCACTGCTGGGCCGTAAGGGAAAGCTTGATTGGGATATCACGGAGCAGGGCCTGCATATCATGCTGCCGGAAAAAGCTCCGGAATACGGCATGGCCTATCCGGTGCGGATTGAGTTTGAAGATCAGATTATTTCATCGATCAAAAAATAG
- the rpoN gene encoding RNA polymerase factor sigma-54, whose protein sequence is MNTNIKMYQSSNVTQQLNLAPQLLNWLKILQVSSVELSELVDRELVSNPALEAASPEESPMADDIGSDVLASSADGIDLCRSEVGERLGVLADIDEEWRLADEPRLSSSHVLQEKHDFTMDHIASTSRLQDELEQAILFADLSETHAEAARIIAGSIDGRGYLDASLEDIAKASGLDVSEIAVVLEKFQALAPAGIGARDLRECLTLQLKAMDSDTELAQMLVNNWLDHLAAGRAVMVADHLGEDADKVEAAFRLIRTLDPEPGKNDPSVPTEYVEADLEIRSKNGELHVELLDERLPKLQLSSYCKRLLDARQGSKADLEYIRGKVREASFLIQGISQRQDTMLKVARQIVRVQQEFLSSENGALQPLTMNKVAAMIGVHETTVSRAIANKYIRTERGLIEMRSFFKVGYRCADGSSVTPERVKTRLEAFIDAEEALKPLTDAHISERFKKEGLKVARRTVAKYREELGIPSSKERLIRARRREELAIAV, encoded by the coding sequence ATGAATACCAACATAAAGATGTATCAAAGTTCAAATGTTACGCAGCAACTCAATCTGGCACCCCAGTTGTTGAATTGGCTTAAGATTCTTCAAGTGTCTTCTGTTGAACTTTCAGAGTTGGTTGATCGTGAGTTGGTTTCCAATCCGGCTTTGGAGGCTGCGTCGCCCGAAGAATCACCTATGGCCGATGATATCGGATCGGATGTGCTGGCTTCCTCTGCTGATGGAATTGATCTTTGCCGTTCAGAAGTGGGTGAGCGGCTCGGGGTGTTGGCCGATATTGATGAGGAGTGGCGTCTTGCGGACGAACCTCGGCTTTCGAGCAGTCATGTGTTGCAGGAAAAGCATGATTTCACGATGGATCATATTGCAAGCACTTCCCGTCTGCAGGACGAATTGGAGCAGGCCATTCTTTTTGCTGACCTCAGCGAAACACATGCCGAAGCGGCCCGGATTATTGCGGGATCAATTGATGGACGGGGCTATCTGGATGCTTCGCTGGAAGATATTGCGAAGGCGTCCGGGCTGGATGTAAGCGAAATTGCGGTTGTTCTTGAAAAATTCCAGGCATTGGCGCCTGCCGGAATCGGAGCTCGTGATTTGCGCGAATGTCTTACGCTTCAGTTGAAGGCCATGGATTCGGATACTGAGTTGGCCCAGATGCTGGTTAATAATTGGCTGGACCACTTAGCGGCAGGCCGGGCGGTTATGGTGGCGGATCACCTTGGAGAGGATGCAGACAAGGTTGAAGCGGCATTTCGATTGATTCGCACTCTCGATCCGGAGCCGGGAAAGAACGATCCGTCTGTGCCGACCGAATATGTCGAAGCTGATTTGGAAATTCGCTCTAAGAATGGGGAGTTACACGTTGAATTGCTGGATGAACGCCTGCCTAAACTGCAACTGAGCAGTTATTGCAAGCGTCTGTTGGATGCCCGTCAGGGAAGTAAGGCCGATTTGGAGTATATTCGTGGAAAAGTGCGGGAAGCCAGTTTCCTGATTCAGGGAATTTCTCAGCGACAGGATACGATGCTGAAAGTTGCGCGTCAGATCGTACGTGTGCAACAGGAGTTTCTTTCTTCGGAAAACGGTGCGTTGCAGCCGCTCACAATGAATAAAGTGGCCGCTATGATCGGTGTGCATGAAACGACGGTGAGCCGGGCCATTGCCAATAAATACATCCGCACCGAGCGCGGTCTGATTGAAATGCGCTCTTTCTTTAAAGTGGGATATCGGTGTGCTGACGGCTCATCGGTGACGCCGGAGCGGGTTAAAACCCGATTGGAAGCTTTTATTGATGCTGAAGAAGCATTGAAGCCGTTAACCGATGCTCACATTTCGGAACGGTTCAAAAAGGAGGGGCTGAAAGTGGCTCGTCGTACCGTGGCTAAATATCGTGAAGAGCTGGGCATTCCTTCGTCCAAGGAGCGGTTGATCCGGGCCCGGCGCAGGGAAGAGCTGGCTATTGCTGTGTAG
- a CDS encoding response regulator, producing MLDSGTDNATILVVDDEECLLNLIRIVLTQEGYTVLGAESAEEGLLIMQSSAGNIDLLLTDMRLPNMSGGELAKEFKTAYPASKVIYMTAYSPEDATLRLPGEIVLFKPFYPELLCDMVKTSLAGLTSHKLPI from the coding sequence ATGCTTGATTCAGGAACGGATAACGCAACCATTTTGGTGGTGGATGATGAAGAATGTTTGCTGAATCTGATTCGCATTGTTCTGACGCAGGAAGGATATACGGTATTAGGCGCCGAGTCAGCGGAAGAGGGCTTGCTGATTATGCAGTCCTCTGCGGGAAATATTGACCTGTTACTGACGGATATGCGCTTGCCGAATATGAGTGGCGGCGAACTTGCAAAAGAATTTAAAACGGCATATCCCGCGTCGAAGGTGATTTATATGACGGCCTATTCTCCTGAAGATGCAACGCTTCGGCTTCCGGGTGAGATCGTACTTTTCAAGCCTTTTTATCCGGAACTTCTTTGCGATATGGTTAAAACCTCATTGGCCGGTTTGACTTCGCATAAACTGCCCATTTGA
- the flgL gene encoding flagellar hook-associated protein FlgL, producing the protein MRISNQMSNQMLSNNIMDNQAAVYRKEQQIASGNRMEKASDDPVAWARLSQLLDQQEGLVQYERNAQLVESRLLSADQMLDSIGSLLQNASELAVQASDGTLNEADRQVLGAQVDALLEQLVTRANTPSDGGGYLFGGIQSASEPFAVTRNADGYIDSVVYEGGSVSAMVEVAAGDALPNQLVGGGADNGVLISSSTDAFAPLIEMRDRLLAGENLAETTLQTQVDGAAEKVIVSRASVGAYIEHLSFVNEIRGNQDVSLKEDISALEGIDIAQAVSELTEKQTAYQAALAMATKTVNMSLLNYI; encoded by the coding sequence GTGCGAATTTCTAATCAGATGTCGAACCAGATGTTGTCGAACAACATTATGGACAATCAGGCAGCGGTATATCGTAAAGAACAGCAAATTGCTTCGGGGAACCGAATGGAGAAAGCATCCGACGATCCGGTGGCATGGGCTCGCCTTTCCCAGTTGCTGGATCAGCAAGAAGGGCTCGTGCAATATGAGCGAAATGCCCAGTTGGTTGAATCCCGGTTGCTCTCAGCTGATCAGATGCTGGATTCCATAGGATCGCTCCTTCAAAATGCTTCTGAACTTGCGGTTCAGGCCTCGGACGGTACGTTGAATGAGGCTGATCGTCAGGTTTTGGGAGCACAGGTGGATGCATTGCTTGAGCAACTGGTGACCCGCGCGAACACGCCGTCTGATGGGGGCGGCTATCTGTTTGGCGGAATCCAATCCGCGTCTGAGCCTTTTGCGGTGACCCGCAATGCCGATGGTTATATCGACTCGGTGGTCTATGAAGGCGGAAGTGTATCGGCGATGGTCGAAGTGGCCGCCGGGGATGCGCTGCCGAATCAGCTGGTGGGCGGGGGGGCGGACAACGGAGTGCTGATCTCGAGTTCGACCGATGCTTTTGCGCCGCTGATTGAAATGCGTGATCGTCTTTTGGCGGGTGAGAATCTGGCCGAAACGACGTTGCAGACTCAGGTGGATGGAGCTGCTGAAAAGGTGATTGTCAGCCGGGCTTCGGTTGGAGCTTATATAGAGCATCTTTCCTTTGTGAATGAAATCCGGGGCAATCAGGACGTGTCGCTGAAGGAAGATATTTCTGCTCTTGAGGGCATTGATATAGCTCAGGCGGTAAGTGAGCTCACGGAAAAGCAAACGGCCTATCAGGCGGCGCTGGCTATGGCCACAAAAACCGTCAACATGTCGTTGTTGAATTATATTTAG
- a CDS encoding ATP-binding protein: MKEMPIGFKSLAIKLTIFILLINTVVLSALGVYYSRHFGQYIENQLVAQSLIPGVLMNESSLNYSMVREPEVLERLIGRKVDHAMVVRASGRVLYSSAAREEGVKFRDIDPGSAIFEQLMEKDGELLIRKDIYRTESSRNIIQPLHIQDTLAGYLWMAVNTEYDMYFKRKLSVIFFLGTLVCILVGGFAQAFIVNRLVVPRILRSVQCLHSVQNGNLAARIQADASGDEIGVLEHSVNAMACEIELRTSATEEATHEMELAKEAAENARTVAERANMAKSEFLANTSHEIRTPLNGILGMSEILLDSSLNQQQQNQVDTILNLGENLLETINNILDLSCVESGQVEILFEPLDLHRFFADLERAFVPSTMSYGIPLDIMIDPEIPRYVQAAQGPLRQILSNLITNAFKFTRKGEIRVRVESEGIDAEQHGCQVRFGVEDTGIGIPEHARAKIFEAFAQADGSSTRRYGGSGLGLTISNQLVSRMGGNLTVESEEGKGSSFIFELPFTYLDALPSEKGERISSENEYQDKEEPLSGTNVLVVEDNKVNRLMAKTFLKREGCHVVEAENGQEALEALGLENGPADSLHSFDIIVMDIQMPVLDGLEATKLIRERENPDRRVPIIAFTAHAMQGDRETFVAAGMNDYLAKPMRKQQLLDILQKYVEPAMA, encoded by the coding sequence ATGAAGGAAATGCCGATTGGGTTTAAGTCGCTGGCGATTAAGCTGACGATATTTATTCTATTGATCAACACGGTGGTTCTATCGGCGTTGGGGGTCTATTATTCGCGCCACTTCGGGCAATATATCGAAAATCAGCTTGTCGCTCAGTCTCTAATTCCCGGCGTGCTCATGAATGAAAGTTCGCTGAATTATTCGATGGTCCGTGAGCCTGAAGTGCTCGAGCGACTGATTGGCCGGAAGGTTGATCATGCCATGGTGGTTAGAGCAAGCGGTCGGGTGCTCTACAGTTCTGCCGCACGGGAGGAGGGGGTTAAGTTTCGCGATATTGATCCCGGCAGTGCAATTTTTGAGCAATTGATGGAGAAGGATGGCGAGCTCCTTATTCGAAAAGATATTTATCGAACGGAGTCCAGCCGCAATATTATCCAGCCGCTTCATATCCAGGACACATTGGCCGGCTATCTGTGGATGGCAGTGAACACAGAATACGATATGTACTTTAAGCGGAAGCTGTCTGTGATTTTCTTTCTTGGAACACTGGTGTGTATTTTGGTTGGAGGTTTTGCTCAGGCATTCATCGTCAACCGTTTGGTTGTTCCGCGGATTCTGCGCTCCGTGCAGTGTCTGCATTCCGTGCAGAATGGGAATCTGGCGGCCCGGATTCAGGCCGATGCCTCGGGCGACGAGATCGGGGTGTTGGAGCATAGTGTGAACGCTATGGCCTGCGAAATTGAACTGCGCACTTCCGCGACCGAGGAGGCGACCCATGAAATGGAATTGGCAAAAGAAGCCGCAGAAAATGCCCGTACGGTGGCTGAGCGCGCCAACATGGCAAAAAGTGAATTTCTTGCCAATACATCGCACGAGATCCGGACACCGCTGAACGGAATTCTGGGGATGTCGGAAATCCTGCTCGACTCGTCTCTCAATCAGCAGCAGCAGAATCAGGTGGATACGATCCTGAATTTGGGCGAAAATTTATTGGAAACCATAAATAATATTCTAGACCTTTCCTGTGTAGAAAGCGGCCAGGTGGAAATCCTGTTTGAACCGCTCGATCTGCATCGGTTCTTTGCTGATCTTGAGCGGGCATTTGTTCCTTCGACGATGAGTTACGGAATTCCACTGGATATTATGATCGATCCGGAGATCCCTCGCTATGTCCAGGCTGCCCAAGGGCCACTGCGTCAGATATTGAGCAATTTAATCACCAATGCCTTCAAGTTTACCCGCAAAGGTGAAATTCGTGTGCGGGTTGAATCGGAGGGGATTGATGCGGAACAGCACGGTTGTCAGGTTCGGTTCGGAGTGGAGGATACCGGTATTGGTATTCCGGAACATGCCCGTGCCAAGATTTTTGAAGCGTTTGCTCAGGCAGACGGTTCCAGTACCCGTCGATATGGCGGGTCCGGACTTGGACTGACTATTTCAAATCAGCTGGTTTCCCGGATGGGCGGCAATCTGACGGTGGAAAGTGAAGAGGGTAAAGGGTCGTCTTTCATTTTTGAGCTGCCCTTCACCTATCTCGATGCCTTGCCGAGCGAGAAGGGCGAACGTATATCATCTGAAAATGAATATCAGGATAAAGAGGAGCCTCTTTCCGGTACCAACGTATTGGTCGTTGAAGACAACAAAGTGAACCGCCTGATGGCAAAAACCTTTTTGAAGCGAGAAGGCTGTCATGTGGTGGAGGCGGAAAATGGGCAGGAGGCACTGGAGGCACTGGGGCTGGAAAACGGCCCGGCGGATTCATTACATTCGTTTGATATTATTGTGATGGATATTCAAATGCCGGTTCTCGACGGGCTGGAAGCCACCAAGTTGATTCGGGAGCGCGAGAATCCGGACCGCCGTGTGCCGATTATTGCTTTTACCGCTCATGCCATGCAGGGCGATAGGGAAACCTTTGTGGCTGCCGGCATGAATGACTATTTGGCCAAGCCTATGCGCAAGCAGCAGTTGTTGGATATTCTGCAGAAGTATGTTGAACCGGCCATGGCATAA